The proteins below come from a single Miscanthus floridulus cultivar M001 chromosome 1, ASM1932011v1, whole genome shotgun sequence genomic window:
- the LOC136546773 gene encoding xylan O-acetyltransferase 6 translates to MQQRRKSVFASAPFAMKQAALGAGVAARKNGTPLSLAAVVFALFVFATFLYNEDIKSITDFQFSSGAIRAKSPDLHLLQEAEAAAHAAVNTLAKRGEEVIVRVLEAPAAAAAGAALSQAPVNTTTSVVVAAAAAAAAKAANANANAVVDVGQEKERDVTLPTVTGGGGADEARRRADEEVAEKAASAKAAAATAALRTVVSVPETCDLYRGSWVYDEVNAPVYKEGECEFLTEQVTCMRNGRRDDSYQKWRWQPADCDLPRFDARLLLERLRNKRLMFVGDSLNRNQWESMVCLVQSVIPKGAKTLTKFVNGGSSNVFYAHEYNATVEFYWAPFLVESNSDNPKVHSVPDRLIQWHAIAKHARNWLGVDYLVFNTYIWWLNTLDMKVLKGSFDQGSTEYVEVDRPVAYKEVLKTWAKWVDRNIDPNRTTVFFMGMSPNHITPEAWGNQGGIKCAMETLPITNRSASLDVGTDWRLYAGAQEVLPTLRRVPVHFVDITALSELRKDAHTSVHTLRQGKLLTPEQQADPKTYADCIHWCLPGLPDTWNQFLYARIASSPWPAAQQ, encoded by the exons ATGCAGCAGCGGCGCAAGTCGGTGTTCGCGTCGGCGCCGTTTGCGATGAAGCAGGCGGCGCTGGGAGCCGGCGTGGCGGCGCGCAAGAACGGCACGCCGCTGTCGCTGGCGGCCGTGGTGTTCGCGCTCTTCGTCTTCGCCACGTTCCTGTACAACGAGGACATCAAGTCCATCACCGACTTCCAGTTCAGCTCGGGCGCCATCCGCGCCAAGTCCCCCGACCTGCACCTCCTGCAGGAGGCCGAGGCCGCCGCGCACGCCGCCGTCAACACCCTGGCCAAGCGCGGGGAGGAGGTCATCGTGCGCGTCCTCgaggcgcccgccgccgccgctgcggggGCGGCGCTATCGCAGGCGCCCGTCAACACCACCACCAgcgtcgtcgtcgccgctgccgccgccgccgccgcaaagGCCGCCAATGCCAACGCCAACGCGGTGGTGGACGTCGGGCAGGAGAAGGAGAGGGACGTGACGCTCCCGACCGTCACGGGCGGAGGCGGCGCCGACGAGGCGCGGCGGCGCGCGGACGAGGAGGTCGCCGAGAAGGCCGCGTCGGCCAAGGCGgcggccgccaccgccgcgctgcGGACCGTGGTGAGCGTGCCGGAGACGTGCGACCTGTACCGGGGCAGCTGGGTGTACGACGAGGTGAACGCGCCCGTGTACAAGGAGGGTGAGTGCGAGTTCCTGACGGAGCAGGTCACCTGCATGCGCAACGGTCGCCGCGACGACTCCTACCAGAAGTGGCGCTGGCAGCCGGCGGACTGCGACCTGCCGCG GTTCGACGCGCGGCTGCTGCTGGAGCGGCTTCGCAACAAGCGGCTGATGTTCGTGGGGGACTCGCTGAACCGGAACCAGTGGGAGTCGATGGTGTGCCTGGTGCAGTCGGTGATCCCCAAGGGCGCGAAGACGCTGACCAAGTTCGTCAACGGGGGTTCCAGCAACGTGTTCTACGCGCACGAGTACAACGCGACGGTGGAGTTCTACTGGGCGCCCTTCCTGGTGGAGTCCAACTCCGACAACCCCAAGGTGCACAGCGTCCCCGACCGGTTAATCCAGTGGCACGCCATCGCCAAGCACGCGCGCAACTGGCTCGGCGTCGACTACCTCGTCTTCAACACCTACATCTGGTGGCTCAACACGCTTGACATGAAAGTCCT CAAGGGCTCCTTCGACCAGGGCTCCACCGAGTACGTGGAGGTGGACCGCCCCGTGGCGTACAAGGAGGTGCTCAAGACGTGGGCGAAATGGGTGGACCGGAACATCGACCCCAACAGGACCACCGTCTTCTTCATGGGCATGTCGCCCAACCACATCAC GCCTGAGGCTTGGGGCAACCAGGGCGGGATTAAGTGCGCCATGGAGACGCTGCCGATCACGAACCGCAGCGCGTCGCTGGACGTGGGCACGGACTGGCGCCTCTACGCGGGGGCGCAGGAGGTGCTCCCCACGCTGCGCCGGGTGCCCGTCCACTTCGTCGACATCACCGCGCTGTCGGAGCTGCGCAAGGACGCGCACACCTCGGTGCACACGCTCCGGCAGGGGAAGCTGCTCACCCCGGAGCAGCAGGCGGACCCCAAGACCTACGCCGACTGCATCCACTGGTGCCTCCCGGGCCTGCCCGACACCTGGAACCAGTTCCTCTACGCCCGCATCGCATCCAGCCCATGGCCCGCCGCCCAGCAGtag